A stretch of Pempheris klunzingeri isolate RE-2024b chromosome 19, fPemKlu1.hap1, whole genome shotgun sequence DNA encodes these proteins:
- the LOC139219277 gene encoding uncharacterized protein: MNGPAGRHKVVAMLTRPLTLTESDDRGRGLAALTPPPVLPLADEAGDDDITQRGVFSPPVPPWSTSSSSSSSSSPSSPPPPPPSSSSAPLTPLSFLSSPSLITLSSKSPPPLPSSSSAPPVSILPAPFVSPPPFSRFSPLPSSSPLPPSLRPSPPSFSLHPVCTPPPPTHDPLPFSSAPSPPPPPLLYHHSSSLFPPPPPPVFFTPCTPYTSSISSPLSSSSPPDSASLLSPLPPPSAAPPPVPPSPCPSSPPPPPAAASHLPPPVAPPLPPYPTPPPPCCPCSSLLPRLLSAHRLEVRRLLRGALASLSRRLDSLERSSRRKRMKKTKQRGEEGEGAACPPGLAAFSPASSCSPAHTPPVSSSSSSLDGEDSTTHPLSSALSQQRRRRRSRGGEGEGMGRKRRRKNHRAREKNVSPERREDEEEEEDAGRFVGRMVVSFRGAGGAEEEAPITLHNFNHRKHRRGEGGAAGQSEKALTVVRQNGYSSTPQNALHLLQLTQGELTCSQSEVLSVSSGQWRFSDFPPPVAVSSNHSAFRLCLSSSSFFSPAPMLRLSAVSMKTMSESLRGGACGGSLRPLKDWTAPPSLSSDHCYIRTLTPSPTFSARRQLKPRANHSSRSLHLPRRRALPLPPCSANGLSAPLATGQSAAGSDFLSTNGERGKRVSQIRIRRASPRETLLTPMGLPKVKRLKKKEFSLEEIYTNKNYKSPSTNRSLETIFEEPREKDGALLLTGQQRRRRLLLFPDFTQPRKRKRPQGAGLPVATVPRKRAAARRQCNGNGPGDDESDLDVMLVERLSALEDFLTRQGLDV; encoded by the exons ATGAACGGACCTGCGGGGCGTCACAAAG tcGTGGCCATGCTCACTCGCCCACTGACATTGACTGAAAGTGACGACAGGGGGCGGGGCCTGGCCGCCTTGACTCCACCTCCTGTTCTCCCATTGGCTGACGAGGCTGGTGATGATGACATCACACAGAGAG gagttttttctcctcctgtgcCACCTTggagcacctcctcctcctcctcctcctcctcctcaccttcctctcctcctcctcctcctccctcttcctcttctgctcctctaactcctctctccttcctctcctctccttcattgATCACTCTTTCTTCTaagtctcctcctcctcttccctcttcttcttctgccccTCCTGTCTCCATCCTTCCTGCTCCCTTTGTTTCTCCTCCGCCTTTCTCCcgtttttctcctcttccctcctcttctcctctccctccatccctccgtcCATCGCCTCCTtcattctctctccatcccgtctgtacccctcctcctcctacccatgatcctcttcctttttcttctgctccttctcctcctcctcctcctctgctttatcaccactcttcttctctctttcctcctcctcctccccctgtctTCTTTACTCCTTGTACTCCTTATACTTCTtccatttcttctcctctttcctcatcctctcccCCTGATTCTGCatccctcctttctcctcttcctccaccttctgccgctcctcctcctgtacctccttctccctgtccttcttcacctcctcctcctcctgctgctgcatctcATTTACCTCCGCCTGtagctcctcctcttcctccttatcctacacctcctcctccctgctgcccctgctcctccctcctgccTCGTCTCCTCTCAGCTCACCGGTTGGAGGTGCGGCGCCTCCTGCGAGGAGCTCTGGCGTCCCTCAGCCGTCGCCTGGACTCTCTGGAGAGGAgtagcaggaggaagaggatgaagaagacgaagcagagaggagaagaaggagaaggagcagccTGTCCTCCTG gGTTGGCTGCCTTCAGCCCCGCCTCCTCCTGTAGCCCCGCCCACACCCCACCtgtttcctcctcatcatcctcattaGATGGCGAGGACTCAACCACAcaccccctctcctctgctctgagccagcagaggaggaggaggaggagcagagggggggaaggggaggggatggggaggaagaggaggaggaagaaccacagagcaagagagaaaaatgtttctccagagaggagagaagatgaagaggaggaggaggatgctgggAGGTTTGTGGGCCGGATGGTGGTGTCAttcagaggagcaggaggagcagaggaggaggcgcCCATCACTCTGCACAACTTCAACCACAGGAAgcacagaagaggagagggaggagcagcCGGCCAATCAGAGAAGGCCCTCACTGTCGTTAGGCAGAACGGGTACAG CTCCACTCCCCAGAATGCTTtgcacctgctgcagctgacgCAGGGCGAGCTgacctgcagccaatcagaagtcCTCAGTGTCTCTTCAGGCCAATGGCGTTTCTCTGACTTCCCCCCTCCCGTGGCCGTCTCCTCCAATCACAGCGCTTTCCGtctgtgtctctcctcctcctccttctttagCCCCGCCCCCATGCTGCGGTTGTCAGCAGTTTCCATGAAAACGATGTCAGAGTCATTGAGGGGCGGAGCCTGCGGGGGTTCCCTACGGCCCCTGAAGGACTGGACGGCCCCGCCCAGTCTGAGCAGCGACCACTG TTACATACGAACGCTGACTCCAAG CCCAACCTTTTCCGCCCGACGACAGCTGAAGCCGCGGGCCAATCACAGCTCACGGAGCCTCCACCTCCCCCGGCGACGGGCCCTGCCCCTCCCCCCATGTTCAGCCAATGGACTGTCTGCTCCACTCGCCACCGGCCAATCAGCGGCAGGCTCGGACTTCCTCAGCACAAATGGAGAG CGTGGTAAACGTGTGTCACAGATACGAATCCGCCGGGCGTCACCACGGGAAACGCTGCTCACACCAATGGGACTgccaaaggtcaaaag gTTGAAGAAGAAAGAGTTCAGTCTGGAGGAGATTTACACCAACAAAAACTACAAGTCCCCCTCCACCAACAG GAGTCTGGAAACTATCTTTGAGGAACCTCGGGAGAAGGATGGAGCACTGCTCCTGACAGGCCAGCAGAGGAGGCGCAGGCTTCTCCTCTTTCCTGACTTCACTCAGcccaggaagaggaagaggccaCAAG